The following proteins come from a genomic window of Ilumatobacter coccineus YM16-304:
- a CDS encoding ABC transporter permease, which yields MIALYLVHVGISFTVDPRADFYLCLPRCQDGFDQITEQYQLDVNIWVRPFTWFGNILGGDLGFSSSVGEPVTDVMRSRVWNTAMVAIPAFVVSAIFALLLSVYSARNQYSKGDYAFTGLAFIGLAFPSFVLALVIQNIFGVQFENWTGFKPFNTGRKTNENLLQLLRDITLPALSLSILFISADSRFGRASMLETLNQDYIRTARAKGLTERTVVWKHALRNALIPLVTLWALNFSALMGGSIVTESIFSWPGIGQVFLRALPDADIDLVLAIVLFTGIVVVVMNLLADVLYGILDPRIRLD from the coding sequence ATGATCGCTCTCTACCTCGTCCACGTCGGCATCTCGTTCACCGTTGATCCACGTGCAGACTTCTATCTCTGTCTCCCTCGCTGCCAAGACGGCTTCGACCAGATCACCGAGCAGTACCAGCTCGACGTCAACATCTGGGTCCGTCCGTTCACCTGGTTCGGCAACATCCTCGGGGGAGACCTCGGGTTCTCGTCGTCGGTCGGCGAGCCCGTCACCGACGTCATGCGGTCACGTGTGTGGAACACCGCCATGGTCGCCATCCCCGCCTTCGTCGTGAGCGCGATCTTCGCACTGCTCCTGTCGGTGTACTCGGCTCGCAACCAGTACTCGAAGGGCGACTACGCCTTCACCGGCCTCGCCTTCATCGGCCTGGCCTTCCCGTCGTTCGTGCTCGCACTGGTCATCCAGAACATCTTCGGTGTGCAGTTCGAGAACTGGACGGGCTTCAAGCCGTTCAACACCGGCCGCAAGACCAACGAGAACCTGCTGCAACTGTTGCGTGACATCACGTTGCCGGCGCTGTCGCTCTCGATCCTGTTCATCTCGGCCGACAGTCGTTTCGGTCGTGCCTCCATGCTCGAAACGCTCAACCAGGACTACATCCGCACCGCTCGGGCCAAGGGACTCACCGAGCGGACGGTCGTGTGGAAGCACGCGCTGCGCAATGCGCTGATTCCGCTCGTCACGCTTTGGGCGCTCAACTTCTCGGCGCTGATGGGTGGCTCGATCGTCACCGAATCCATCTTCTCGTGGCCCGGCATCGGCCAGGTGTTCTTGCGAGCGCTGCCCGACGCCGACATCGACCTCGTGCTGGCGATCGTGTTGTTCACCGGCATCGTCGTGGTCGTGATGAACCTGCTCGCCGACGTGTTGTACGGCATCCTCGACCCTCGAATCCGATTGGACTGA